A region of Excalfactoria chinensis isolate bCotChi1 chromosome 22, bCotChi1.hap2, whole genome shotgun sequence DNA encodes the following proteins:
- the MAP7D1 gene encoding MAP7 domain-containing protein 1 isoform X4 produces the protein MSGGASRLHPIPIPPHRGRGGELRDSSPAGRGERGGAAQLGTARPPAPPRAMESGRAGREPQPRAAPGTAGSGQGKTPSPMGDNVLPPPLGDTTHGDSPLQRDRPVLPAVTPSPMATPPPGQLCPVPTAVTPPGQPVSPIPAAVAPSAESVPPWCDKTPPAPPHPRTTEQPKEEASPSTASHPLPVPTAPCSAETLPHGSTTMAPTAGKGAPSDAKSPPGSTAQPPKDVAPKDETPKETPSKDIHHKETPSKGVPPKDASPKDTPSKDVAPKDVTPKDVTPKGDRATPAAASPSSAASPRPKQDVQKAQARHRQAKERREERAKYLAAKRALWLEKEEKAKVLRERQLEERRRRLEEQRLRAEKRRAVLEERQRQKLEKNKERYEAAIQRSAKKTWAEIRQQRWSWAGALHHGSAAHKDDRSLQLSPWESSIVDRLMTPTLSFLARSRSAVTLAGNGKEQVPVCPRSASASPLSPCHNHRLPHRCWERRRGTAGSPDVTPRRRAESSPKKKEKKEKERENAKERSALSRERSLKKRQSLPGAQPRLLPTADSSPGPKNRPSSPATPKTRPASPSPALGSPHKPPLPRSAHSSPKVRAKVRDERGEQDGQAKGRERKEEEKGSATPEPARVSTEPAAAPAAPVAHSPPSRPSAGTTDREEAARLLAEKRRQAREQREREERERKEQEEQERRLQEERAQRAAEEQSRREALARQQEEERQLQEEREAQEKARAEREEMERLQRQREEAEAKAREEAERQRLEREKHFQREEQERLERKKRLEEIMKRTRKSDAADAKKKEDKIVNGKAAEQEHGTGGEKRAGPMPKAEELPETETPSAGTLGTLKGPAGEGLQPSSAAKDAAAPVVNGVQPSKHENGFSGTEGSSELLELSHHSGSSSSIIPFGDKEPFLKQAVVKPPQVTEVL, from the exons ATGTCGGGCGGAGCATCTCggctccatcccatccccatcccaccccatcgGGGTCGGGGCGGGGAGCTCCGAGATTCCTCCCCCGCGGGCcggggggagcggggcggcgcggcgcagCTCGGAACGGCCCGGCCCCCTGCACCGCCCCGCGCCATGGAGAGCGGCCGAGCCGGGCGGGAGCCCCAACCCCGAGCTGCGCCCGGTACTGCGGGGAGCGGGCAGG GGAAGACACCGTCCCCGATGGGAGACAACGTGCTGCCCCCCCCCCTTGGGGACACCACGCATGGAGACAGCCCCCTGCAGCGTGACCGACCCGTCCTCCCAGCCGTGACCCCCTCCCCAATGGCCACCCCTCCTCCAGGACAGCTCTGCCCCGTTCCCACAGCCGTGACCCCCCCAGGACAGCCCGTGTcacccatccctgcagctgtgGCTCCCTCAGCAGAGAGTGTCCCACCCTGGTGTGACAAGACCCCTCCTGCGCCCCCCCATCCTCGCACTACAGAGCAACCCAAAGAAGAGGCatcacccagcactgccagccacCCGCTGCCCGTCCCCACTGCCCCGTGCTCAGCGGAGACACTGCCCCATGGGAGcaccactatggcccccactGCTGGCAAAGGGGCACCCTCCGATGCCAAGAGCcccccaggcagcacagcccagccccCCAAGGATGTTGCCCCCAAGGATGAAACCCCCAAGGAAACACCCTCCAAGGACATTCACCACAAGGAAACGCCCTCCAAGGGTGTCCCCCCCAAGGATGCATCCCCCAAGGATACACCGTCCAAGGATGTTGCCCCCAAGGACGTGACCCCCAAGGATGTGACCCCCAAAGGTGACCGTGCCACTCCAGCTGCTGCATCGCCATCTTCAGCTGCCAGCCCCAGGCCCAAGCAAG ATGTTCAGAAGGCCCAGGCTCGGCACAGGCAGGCGAAGGAGCGGCGAGAGGAGCGAGCCAAGTACCTGG CGGCCAAGCGGGCGCTGTGgctggagaaggaggagaaggccAAAGTGCTGCGGGagaggcagctggaggagcGACGGCGGCGGCTGGAGGAGCAGCGGCTGCGGGCAGAGAAGCGCCGTGCGGTGCTGGAGGAGCGACAGAGGCAAAAGCTGGAGAAGAAcaag GAGCGCTACGAGGCGGCCATCCAGCGCTCGGCCAAGAAGACGTGGGCAGAGATCCGGCAGCAGCGGTGGTCGTGGGCAGGAGCCCTGCACCACGGTTCTGCTGCACACAAGGATG ACCGCAGCCTGCAGCTGAGTCCCTGGGAGAGCAGCATAGTGGACCGGCTGATGACGCCCACCTTGTCCTTCCTGGCACGCAGCCGCAGCGCCGTGACACTGGCCGGGAATGGCAAGGAGCAGG tgcccGTGTGCCCCCGCTCGGCCTCTGCCAGCCCCCTCAGCCCCTGCCACAACCACCGCCTGCCGCACCGCTGCTGGGAGCGACGGAGGGGCACAGCTGGCAGCCCCGATGTGACGCCACGTCGCCGTGCTGAATCCTCACCG aagaagaaggagaagaaggagaaggagagggagaacGCCAAGGAGCGCAGTGCACTGTCCCGCGAGCGCAGCCTCAAGAAGAGGCAGTCACTGCCTGGCGCACAGCCCCGGCTCCTGCCCACAGCTGACAGCAG CCCAGGCCCCAAGAACCGTCCCTCATCTCCTGCTACCCCCAAAACCCGCCCAGCGTCCCCCAGTCCAGCCCTGGGCTCACCCCACAAGCCGCCCCTGCCCCGTAGTGCCCACTCCTCCCCCAAGGTGCGGGCCAAGGTGCGGGATGAGCGGGGTGAGCAGGATGGCCAGGCCAAAGGGCGcgagaggaaggaggaggagaagggctCAGCCACCCCCGAACCAGCCAGGGTTTCCACAGAGCCGGCAGCAG cccccgcagcccccgTAGCCCACAGCCCCCCCAGCAGACCCTCAGCCGGCACTACGGACCGGGAGGAGGCCGCCCGACTGCTGGCAGAGAAGCGGCGCCAGGCCCGTGAGCAACGGGAACGTGAGGAACGGGAGCgcaaggagcaggaggagcaggagag GCGGCTGCAAGAGGAGAGGGCGCAGCGGGCGGCGGAGGAGCAGAGCCGcagggaagctctggcacggcaacaggaggaggagaggcagctgcaggaggagcgcGAGGCCCAGGAGAAGGCAAGGGCAGAACGGGAGGAGATGGAGAGGCTGCAGAGACAG AGAGAAGAGGCCGAGGCGAAGGCACGTGAAGAGGCTGAACGGCAGCGCCTGGAGCGGGAGAAGCATTTCCAGCGTGAGGAGCAGGAGAGGCTGGAGAGGAAGAAG CGCCTGGAGGAGATCATGAAGCGGACGCGCAAATCGGATGCAGCAGATGCCAAG AAGAAGGAAGACAAGATAGTGAAcgggaaagcagcagagcaggagcacgGCACAG GTGGTGAGAAGAGAGCAGGGCCAATGCCAAAGGCAGAGGAGCTCCCTGAGACAGAGACACCGAGCGCAGGGACACTGGGGACACTGAAGGGCCCAGCAGGCGAAGGGCTGCAGCCCAG ctctgctgctaaGGATGCGGCAGCCCCGGTGGTGAACGGCGTGCAGCCCAGCAAGCACGAGAACGGCTTCTCAGGCACCGAGggctcctcagagctgctggagctctccCACCACAGcggcagctccagcagcatcaTCCCCTTCGGCGACAAGGAGCCCTTCCTGAAGCAGGCAGTGGTCAAACCCCCCCAGGTGACAG AGGTGCTGTGA
- the MAP7D1 gene encoding MAP7 domain-containing protein 1 isoform X2 — MSGGASRLHPIPIPPHRGRGGELRDSSPAGRGERGGAAQLGTARPPAPPRAMESGRAGREPQPRAAPGTAGSGQGKTPSPMGDNVLPPPLGDTTHGDSPLQRDRPVLPAVTPSPMATPPPGQLCPVPTAVTPPGQPVSPIPAAVAPSAESVPPWCDKTPPAPPHPRTTEQPKEEASPSTASHPLPVPTAPCSAETLPHGSTTMAPTAGKGAPSDAKSPPGSTAQPPKDVAPKDETPKETPSKDIHHKETPSKGVPPKDASPKDTPSKDVAPKDVTPKDVTPKGDRATPAAASPSSAASPRPKQDVQKAQARHRQAKERREERAKYLAAKRALWLEKEEKAKVLRERQLEERRRRLEEQRLRAEKRRAVLEERQRQKLEKNKERYEAAIQRSAKKTWAEIRQQRWSWAGALHHGSAAHKDGASRCSVSAVNLPKHVDSIINKRLSKSSATLWNSPSRNRSLQLSPWESSIVDRLMTPTLSFLARSRSAVTLAGNGKEQVPVCPRSASASPLSPCHNHRLPHRCWERRRGTAGSPDVTPRRRAESSPKKEKKEKERENAKERSALSRERSLKKRQSLPGAQPRLLPTADSSPGPKNRPSSPATPKTRPASPSPALGSPHKPPLPRSAHSSPKVRAKVRDERGEQDGQAKGRERKEEEKGSATPEPARVSTEPAAAPAAPVAHSPPSRPSAGTTDREEAARLLAEKRRQAREQREREERERKEQEEQERRLQEERAQRAAEEQSRREALARQQEEERQLQEEREAQEKARAEREEMERLQRQREEAEAKAREEAERQRLEREKHFQREEQERLERKKRLEEIMKRTRKSDAADAKKKEDKIVNGKAAEQEHGTGGEKRAGPMPKAEELPETETPSAGTLGTLKGPAGEGLQPSSAAKDAAAPVVNGVQPSKHENGFSGTEGSSELLELSHHSGSSSSIIPFGDKEPFLKQAVVKPPQVTEVL, encoded by the exons ATGTCGGGCGGAGCATCTCggctccatcccatccccatcccaccccatcgGGGTCGGGGCGGGGAGCTCCGAGATTCCTCCCCCGCGGGCcggggggagcggggcggcgcggcgcagCTCGGAACGGCCCGGCCCCCTGCACCGCCCCGCGCCATGGAGAGCGGCCGAGCCGGGCGGGAGCCCCAACCCCGAGCTGCGCCCGGTACTGCGGGGAGCGGGCAGG GGAAGACACCGTCCCCGATGGGAGACAACGTGCTGCCCCCCCCCCTTGGGGACACCACGCATGGAGACAGCCCCCTGCAGCGTGACCGACCCGTCCTCCCAGCCGTGACCCCCTCCCCAATGGCCACCCCTCCTCCAGGACAGCTCTGCCCCGTTCCCACAGCCGTGACCCCCCCAGGACAGCCCGTGTcacccatccctgcagctgtgGCTCCCTCAGCAGAGAGTGTCCCACCCTGGTGTGACAAGACCCCTCCTGCGCCCCCCCATCCTCGCACTACAGAGCAACCCAAAGAAGAGGCatcacccagcactgccagccacCCGCTGCCCGTCCCCACTGCCCCGTGCTCAGCGGAGACACTGCCCCATGGGAGcaccactatggcccccactGCTGGCAAAGGGGCACCCTCCGATGCCAAGAGCcccccaggcagcacagcccagccccCCAAGGATGTTGCCCCCAAGGATGAAACCCCCAAGGAAACACCCTCCAAGGACATTCACCACAAGGAAACGCCCTCCAAGGGTGTCCCCCCCAAGGATGCATCCCCCAAGGATACACCGTCCAAGGATGTTGCCCCCAAGGACGTGACCCCCAAGGATGTGACCCCCAAAGGTGACCGTGCCACTCCAGCTGCTGCATCGCCATCTTCAGCTGCCAGCCCCAGGCCCAAGCAAG ATGTTCAGAAGGCCCAGGCTCGGCACAGGCAGGCGAAGGAGCGGCGAGAGGAGCGAGCCAAGTACCTGG CGGCCAAGCGGGCGCTGTGgctggagaaggaggagaaggccAAAGTGCTGCGGGagaggcagctggaggagcGACGGCGGCGGCTGGAGGAGCAGCGGCTGCGGGCAGAGAAGCGCCGTGCGGTGCTGGAGGAGCGACAGAGGCAAAAGCTGGAGAAGAAcaag GAGCGCTACGAGGCGGCCATCCAGCGCTCGGCCAAGAAGACGTGGGCAGAGATCCGGCAGCAGCGGTGGTCGTGGGCAGGAGCCCTGCACCACGGTTCTGCTGCACACAAGGATG GTGCGAGCCGCTGCTCGGTGTCCGCCGTAAACCTCCCCAAACACGTCGACTCTATAATCAACAAGCGGCTCTCCAAATCCTCTGCCACCCTCTGGAACTCTCCCAGTAGAA ACCGCAGCCTGCAGCTGAGTCCCTGGGAGAGCAGCATAGTGGACCGGCTGATGACGCCCACCTTGTCCTTCCTGGCACGCAGCCGCAGCGCCGTGACACTGGCCGGGAATGGCAAGGAGCAGG tgcccGTGTGCCCCCGCTCGGCCTCTGCCAGCCCCCTCAGCCCCTGCCACAACCACCGCCTGCCGCACCGCTGCTGGGAGCGACGGAGGGGCACAGCTGGCAGCCCCGATGTGACGCCACGTCGCCGTGCTGAATCCTCACCG aagaaggagaagaaggagaaggagagggagaacGCCAAGGAGCGCAGTGCACTGTCCCGCGAGCGCAGCCTCAAGAAGAGGCAGTCACTGCCTGGCGCACAGCCCCGGCTCCTGCCCACAGCTGACAGCAG CCCAGGCCCCAAGAACCGTCCCTCATCTCCTGCTACCCCCAAAACCCGCCCAGCGTCCCCCAGTCCAGCCCTGGGCTCACCCCACAAGCCGCCCCTGCCCCGTAGTGCCCACTCCTCCCCCAAGGTGCGGGCCAAGGTGCGGGATGAGCGGGGTGAGCAGGATGGCCAGGCCAAAGGGCGcgagaggaaggaggaggagaagggctCAGCCACCCCCGAACCAGCCAGGGTTTCCACAGAGCCGGCAGCAG cccccgcagcccccgTAGCCCACAGCCCCCCCAGCAGACCCTCAGCCGGCACTACGGACCGGGAGGAGGCCGCCCGACTGCTGGCAGAGAAGCGGCGCCAGGCCCGTGAGCAACGGGAACGTGAGGAACGGGAGCgcaaggagcaggaggagcaggagag GCGGCTGCAAGAGGAGAGGGCGCAGCGGGCGGCGGAGGAGCAGAGCCGcagggaagctctggcacggcaacaggaggaggagaggcagctgcaggaggagcgcGAGGCCCAGGAGAAGGCAAGGGCAGAACGGGAGGAGATGGAGAGGCTGCAGAGACAG AGAGAAGAGGCCGAGGCGAAGGCACGTGAAGAGGCTGAACGGCAGCGCCTGGAGCGGGAGAAGCATTTCCAGCGTGAGGAGCAGGAGAGGCTGGAGAGGAAGAAG CGCCTGGAGGAGATCATGAAGCGGACGCGCAAATCGGATGCAGCAGATGCCAAG AAGAAGGAAGACAAGATAGTGAAcgggaaagcagcagagcaggagcacgGCACAG GTGGTGAGAAGAGAGCAGGGCCAATGCCAAAGGCAGAGGAGCTCCCTGAGACAGAGACACCGAGCGCAGGGACACTGGGGACACTGAAGGGCCCAGCAGGCGAAGGGCTGCAGCCCAG ctctgctgctaaGGATGCGGCAGCCCCGGTGGTGAACGGCGTGCAGCCCAGCAAGCACGAGAACGGCTTCTCAGGCACCGAGggctcctcagagctgctggagctctccCACCACAGcggcagctccagcagcatcaTCCCCTTCGGCGACAAGGAGCCCTTCCTGAAGCAGGCAGTGGTCAAACCCCCCCAGGTGACAG AGGTGCTGTGA
- the MAP7D1 gene encoding MAP7 domain-containing protein 1 isoform X3, translating into MSGGASRLHPIPIPPHRGRGGELRDSSPAGRGERGGAAQLGTARPPAPPRAMESGRAGREPQPRAAPGKTPSPMGDNVLPPPLGDTTHGDSPLQRDRPVLPAVTPSPMATPPPGQLCPVPTAVTPPGQPVSPIPAAVAPSAESVPPWCDKTPPAPPHPRTTEQPKEEASPSTASHPLPVPTAPCSAETLPHGSTTMAPTAGKGAPSDAKSPPGSTAQPPKDVAPKDETPKETPSKDIHHKETPSKGVPPKDASPKDTPSKDVAPKDVTPKDVTPKGDRATPAAASPSSAASPRPKQDVQKAQARHRQAKERREERAKYLAAKRALWLEKEEKAKVLRERQLEERRRRLEEQRLRAEKRRAVLEERQRQKLEKNKERYEAAIQRSAKKTWAEIRQQRWSWAGALHHGSAAHKDGASRCSVSAVNLPKHVDSIINKRLSKSSATLWNSPSRNRSLQLSPWESSIVDRLMTPTLSFLARSRSAVTLAGNGKEQVPVCPRSASASPLSPCHNHRLPHRCWERRRGTAGSPDVTPRRRAESSPKKKEKKEKERENAKERSALSRERSLKKRQSLPGAQPRLLPTADSSPGPKNRPSSPATPKTRPASPSPALGSPHKPPLPRSAHSSPKVRAKVRDERGEQDGQAKGRERKEEEKGSATPEPARVSTEPAAAPAAPVAHSPPSRPSAGTTDREEAARLLAEKRRQAREQREREERERKEQEEQERRLQEERAQRAAEEQSRREALARQQEEERQLQEEREAQEKARAEREEMERLQRQREEAEAKAREEAERQRLEREKHFQREEQERLERKKRLEEIMKRTRKSDAADAKKKEDKIVNGKAAEQEHGTGGEKRAGPMPKAEELPETETPSAGTLGTLKGPAGEGLQPSSAAKDAAAPVVNGVQPSKHENGFSGTEGSSELLELSHHSGSSSSIIPFGDKEPFLKQAVVKPPQVTEVL; encoded by the exons ATGTCGGGCGGAGCATCTCggctccatcccatccccatcccaccccatcgGGGTCGGGGCGGGGAGCTCCGAGATTCCTCCCCCGCGGGCcggggggagcggggcggcgcggcgcagCTCGGAACGGCCCGGCCCCCTGCACCGCCCCGCGCCATGGAGAGCGGCCGAGCCGGGCGGGAGCCCCAACCCCGAGCTGCGCCCG GGAAGACACCGTCCCCGATGGGAGACAACGTGCTGCCCCCCCCCCTTGGGGACACCACGCATGGAGACAGCCCCCTGCAGCGTGACCGACCCGTCCTCCCAGCCGTGACCCCCTCCCCAATGGCCACCCCTCCTCCAGGACAGCTCTGCCCCGTTCCCACAGCCGTGACCCCCCCAGGACAGCCCGTGTcacccatccctgcagctgtgGCTCCCTCAGCAGAGAGTGTCCCACCCTGGTGTGACAAGACCCCTCCTGCGCCCCCCCATCCTCGCACTACAGAGCAACCCAAAGAAGAGGCatcacccagcactgccagccacCCGCTGCCCGTCCCCACTGCCCCGTGCTCAGCGGAGACACTGCCCCATGGGAGcaccactatggcccccactGCTGGCAAAGGGGCACCCTCCGATGCCAAGAGCcccccaggcagcacagcccagccccCCAAGGATGTTGCCCCCAAGGATGAAACCCCCAAGGAAACACCCTCCAAGGACATTCACCACAAGGAAACGCCCTCCAAGGGTGTCCCCCCCAAGGATGCATCCCCCAAGGATACACCGTCCAAGGATGTTGCCCCCAAGGACGTGACCCCCAAGGATGTGACCCCCAAAGGTGACCGTGCCACTCCAGCTGCTGCATCGCCATCTTCAGCTGCCAGCCCCAGGCCCAAGCAAG ATGTTCAGAAGGCCCAGGCTCGGCACAGGCAGGCGAAGGAGCGGCGAGAGGAGCGAGCCAAGTACCTGG CGGCCAAGCGGGCGCTGTGgctggagaaggaggagaaggccAAAGTGCTGCGGGagaggcagctggaggagcGACGGCGGCGGCTGGAGGAGCAGCGGCTGCGGGCAGAGAAGCGCCGTGCGGTGCTGGAGGAGCGACAGAGGCAAAAGCTGGAGAAGAAcaag GAGCGCTACGAGGCGGCCATCCAGCGCTCGGCCAAGAAGACGTGGGCAGAGATCCGGCAGCAGCGGTGGTCGTGGGCAGGAGCCCTGCACCACGGTTCTGCTGCACACAAGGATG GTGCGAGCCGCTGCTCGGTGTCCGCCGTAAACCTCCCCAAACACGTCGACTCTATAATCAACAAGCGGCTCTCCAAATCCTCTGCCACCCTCTGGAACTCTCCCAGTAGAA ACCGCAGCCTGCAGCTGAGTCCCTGGGAGAGCAGCATAGTGGACCGGCTGATGACGCCCACCTTGTCCTTCCTGGCACGCAGCCGCAGCGCCGTGACACTGGCCGGGAATGGCAAGGAGCAGG tgcccGTGTGCCCCCGCTCGGCCTCTGCCAGCCCCCTCAGCCCCTGCCACAACCACCGCCTGCCGCACCGCTGCTGGGAGCGACGGAGGGGCACAGCTGGCAGCCCCGATGTGACGCCACGTCGCCGTGCTGAATCCTCACCG aagaagaaggagaagaaggagaaggagagggagaacGCCAAGGAGCGCAGTGCACTGTCCCGCGAGCGCAGCCTCAAGAAGAGGCAGTCACTGCCTGGCGCACAGCCCCGGCTCCTGCCCACAGCTGACAGCAG CCCAGGCCCCAAGAACCGTCCCTCATCTCCTGCTACCCCCAAAACCCGCCCAGCGTCCCCCAGTCCAGCCCTGGGCTCACCCCACAAGCCGCCCCTGCCCCGTAGTGCCCACTCCTCCCCCAAGGTGCGGGCCAAGGTGCGGGATGAGCGGGGTGAGCAGGATGGCCAGGCCAAAGGGCGcgagaggaaggaggaggagaagggctCAGCCACCCCCGAACCAGCCAGGGTTTCCACAGAGCCGGCAGCAG cccccgcagcccccgTAGCCCACAGCCCCCCCAGCAGACCCTCAGCCGGCACTACGGACCGGGAGGAGGCCGCCCGACTGCTGGCAGAGAAGCGGCGCCAGGCCCGTGAGCAACGGGAACGTGAGGAACGGGAGCgcaaggagcaggaggagcaggagag GCGGCTGCAAGAGGAGAGGGCGCAGCGGGCGGCGGAGGAGCAGAGCCGcagggaagctctggcacggcaacaggaggaggagaggcagctgcaggaggagcgcGAGGCCCAGGAGAAGGCAAGGGCAGAACGGGAGGAGATGGAGAGGCTGCAGAGACAG AGAGAAGAGGCCGAGGCGAAGGCACGTGAAGAGGCTGAACGGCAGCGCCTGGAGCGGGAGAAGCATTTCCAGCGTGAGGAGCAGGAGAGGCTGGAGAGGAAGAAG CGCCTGGAGGAGATCATGAAGCGGACGCGCAAATCGGATGCAGCAGATGCCAAG AAGAAGGAAGACAAGATAGTGAAcgggaaagcagcagagcaggagcacgGCACAG GTGGTGAGAAGAGAGCAGGGCCAATGCCAAAGGCAGAGGAGCTCCCTGAGACAGAGACACCGAGCGCAGGGACACTGGGGACACTGAAGGGCCCAGCAGGCGAAGGGCTGCAGCCCAG ctctgctgctaaGGATGCGGCAGCCCCGGTGGTGAACGGCGTGCAGCCCAGCAAGCACGAGAACGGCTTCTCAGGCACCGAGggctcctcagagctgctggagctctccCACCACAGcggcagctccagcagcatcaTCCCCTTCGGCGACAAGGAGCCCTTCCTGAAGCAGGCAGTGGTCAAACCCCCCCAGGTGACAG AGGTGCTGTGA